A window of the Hevea brasiliensis isolate MT/VB/25A 57/8 chromosome 6, ASM3005281v1, whole genome shotgun sequence genome harbors these coding sequences:
- the LOC110636464 gene encoding membrane-anchored ubiquitin-fold protein 4 isoform X1, whose product MPEEDLVELKFRLYDGSDIGPFRYSPASTVAMLKERIVTEWPKDKKISPKAANDIKLINAGKILENNKTVGQCRVPFGELPKGVITMHVVVQPSLAKAKTEKKVDEAPRKNFCSCSIL is encoded by the exons ATGCCGGAGGAGGACCTGGTAGAGCTTAAGTTTAGATTGTATGATGGATCGGATATTGGTCCATTCAGGTACTCACCGGCCTCCACTGTGGCTATGCTCAAGGAGAGAATAGTTACTGAGTGGCCAAAAG ATAAGAAAATTTCTCCCAAGGCAGCAAATGACATCAAACTGATAAATGCGGGGAAAATTTTGGAAAACAACAAGACTGTTGGGCAGTGTAGAGTTCCTTTTGGAGAGCTTCCAAAAGGGGTTATTACCATGCATGTTGTAGTGCAACCATCTTTAGCAAAAGCAAAAACAG AGAAAAAAGTGGATGAGGCCCCAAGGAAAAATTTCTGTTCATGTTCCATATTGTAA
- the LOC131180993 gene encoding LOW QUALITY PROTEIN: GRAS family protein RAM1-like (The sequence of the model RefSeq protein was modified relative to this genomic sequence to represent the inferred CDS: inserted 1 base in 1 codon): protein MINSLCGSMGSIKSESSCTKMQPTSPNGSSISESKKTPLSSDMEHSSLNPPSLSXPAVKFELDGDVEVQSPDSSIWETFFSDHLDSDFMVLSPVRNLPSPQTSNCNYNHVHAMQGQSLSGCSPPRHLFQLGSFSSSHKGKGQSPLHRVFNSPNNQYMQIESLSSLPAIEDFLDDYQRDGLGGYQPTRLSSGNGSSSQLFDMPSRVPAMLDCMAMPNPSRFGGSVSETSSAGSQLTQDRDIYPMGSLRNATLSQQLQQEQKQKQQEQQPPPPTPTTTTPPPSITPSPEQQQQNLNHSLMVPLPIGSDEQEQDSGLQLVHLLLVCAEAVAKEDYMLARKYLHHLNGVVTPLGDSMQRVASCFTEALSARLAATLSTKPSTSTAKPFSPYPPNSMEILKIYQILYQACPYVKFAHFTANQAIFEAFEAEERVHVIDLDILQGYQWPAFMQALAARPGGAPFLRITGVGSSIEGVRETGRCLTELAHSLHVPFEFHPVAEELEDLKPHMFNRRVGEALAVNSVNRLHRVPVHCLGNLLAMIRDQAPNIVTLVEQEASHNGPYFLGRFLEALHYYSAIFDSLDATFPPDSAQRAKVEQYIFAPDIRNIVACEGIERTMRHERLEKWRKLMEGKGFKGVPLSANAVTQSKILLGLYSCDGYRLTEDKGCLLLGWQDRAILAASAWRC from the exons ATGATTAATTCTCTTTGTGGAAGCATGGGGTCAATCAAAAGTGAGAGCTCATGCACCAAGATGCAACCTACTTCTCCTAATGGATCATCAATTTCTGAATCCAAGAAAACTCCATTATCTTCTGATATGGAGCATTCTAGCCTAAACCCTCCAAGCCTCA TTCCTGCTGTTAAATTTGAGTTGGATGGAGATGTTGAAGTTCAGTCGCCTGATAGTTCGATATGGGAGACGTTTTTCTCTGATCATTTGGATTCCGACTTCATGGTCTTATCTCCAGTGAGGAACTTGCCATCTCCACAAACCTCAAACTGCAATTACAACCACGTTCATGCAATGCAAGGGCAGAGTCTTTCAGGGTGCTCTCCTCCTCGACATTTATTTCAGCTTGGATCTTTTAGCAGCAGTCATAAAGGGAAGGGACAAAGCCCTCTCCATAGGGTATTTAACTCTCCAAATAACCAATACATGCAAATTGAGAGCCTTTCTTCTTTGCCTGCTATTGAGGATTTCTTGGATGATTATCAAAGAGATGGGCTTGGAGGGTACCAACCAACTAGGCTGTCATCTGGCAATGGAAGTTCATCGCAGTTGTTTGATATGCCAAGCAGAGTTCCTGCAATGTTGGATTGCATGGCCATGCCAAATCCCTCGAGGTTTGGTGGATCGGTGAGTGAAACATCATCAGCAGGCTCTCAACTGACCCAGGATAGAGATATTTACCCGATGGGCTCTCTGAGAAATGCAACGCTGTCACAACAACTGCAACAAGAACAAAAACAGAAGCAACAAGAGCAacagccaccaccaccaacaCCAACAACAACAACACCGCCACCATCAATAACGCCATCCCCAGAGCAGCAACAGCAGAATCTTAACCACAGCTTGATGGTGCCTCTCCCTATTGGTTCTGATGAGCAG GAGCAAGACAGTGGACTTCAACTTGTGCACCTCCTTCTTGTTTGTGCTGAAGCCGTGGCCAAGGAGGACTATATGTTAGCAAGAAAATATCTCCACCACCTCAATGGGGTGGTCACACCCCTTGGTGACTCCATGCAACGAGTGGCATCCTGCTTCACTGAAGCCCTAAGTGCTAGGCTTGCTGCAACACTTAGCACTAAACCTAGTACCTCCACTGCAAAACCCTTTTCTCCTTACCCTCCAAATTCCATggaaattctcaaaatttatcaGATTCTTTACCAAGCTTGCCCATACGTAAAATTTGCTCATTTCACCGCCAATCAAGCCATTTTTGAGGCCTTCGAAGCAGAAGAACGTGTTCATGTTATTGACCTAGACATTCTCCAAGGCTATCAGTGGCCAGCTTTCATGCAAGCCTTAGCAGCTAGACCAGGTGGTGCTCCATTTCTCCGGATCACCGGAGTCGGCTCCTCCATAGAGGGCGTGAGAGAGACTGGTCGTTGCTTAACAGAACTAGCACACTCTCTCCATGTTCCATTTGAGTTTCATCCAGTGGCTGAAGAACTGGAAGACCTCAAACCCCACATGTTCAACAGAAGGGTTGGTGAGGCTCTAGCTGTTAACTCCGTTAACCGGCTCCACCGTGTCCCTGTACACTGTCTAGGAAACCTGTTAGCCATGATCCGTGACCAAGCACCAAACATAGTAACACTAGTTGAACAAGAAGCAAGCCACAACGGACCATACTTCCTGGGTAGGTTCCTTGAGGCATTGCACTATTATTCAGCAATTTTTGACTCATTAGATGCAACTTTTCCACCAGATTCTGCACAGAGGGCAAAAGTGGAGCAGTACATATTTGCTCCAGACATAAGAAACATAGTGGCATGTGAGGGGATCGAGAGGACAATGAGGCATGAAAGGCTGGAGAAATGGAGGAAGCTAATGGAAGGGAAAGGATTTAAAGGGGTGCCACTGAGTGCAAATGCAGTGACTCAGTCCAAGATATTGTTGGGTTTGTATTCATGCGATGGGTACAGATTGACAGAGGATAAAGGTTGCTTGCTCCTGGGGTGGCAAGACAGGGCTATACTTGCTGCTTCTGCATGGCGATGCTGA
- the LOC110636464 gene encoding membrane-anchored ubiquitin-fold protein 4 isoform X2: protein MPEEDLVELKFRLYDGSDIGPFRYSPASTVAMLKERIVTEWPKDKKISPKAANDIKLINAGKILENNKTVGQCRVPFGELPKGVITMHVVVQPSLAKAKTGKKSG from the exons ATGCCGGAGGAGGACCTGGTAGAGCTTAAGTTTAGATTGTATGATGGATCGGATATTGGTCCATTCAGGTACTCACCGGCCTCCACTGTGGCTATGCTCAAGGAGAGAATAGTTACTGAGTGGCCAAAAG ATAAGAAAATTTCTCCCAAGGCAGCAAATGACATCAAACTGATAAATGCGGGGAAAATTTTGGAAAACAACAAGACTGTTGGGCAGTGTAGAGTTCCTTTTGGAGAGCTTCCAAAAGGGGTTATTACCATGCATGTTGTAGTGCAACCATCTTTAGCAAAAGCAAAAACAGGTA AAAAAAGTGGATGA